From the genome of Nakamurella flavida, one region includes:
- a CDS encoding AI-2E family transporter: MTTSGPVPAESFPGAVTTPAPNPPSASAPLPPTPNVPAAVRDAPAAAPTPGAAVPPAADTAGFQDELTTALNEALDRIEQSEQSGAPGGPDGADADTRGRRRAGLRAAVSTVTTRVMAERTLRAEAAAAAAADPSVPDAPRNRERTTFSPFRWGFLGGLGVLLAFVTYQSLDTIRGTLIVIAVASLLAIGLDPPVGWLVRRGWKRGLAVMLIFLILLGVLAGAAYAIVPPVVNEVASFVTSVPTLITDLQNQQWIQELDAKYGLLQQIQSSSFVQSLVSGASTSLLTAGVTVAGILVDLLIVLILTLYFLAGFPKIKAAAWRLAPASRRPRVSYLGDKVLKQMGGYLGGATIIAIQAGIVAGVFAAVVGLPYPWAIALGAAVLDFVPVVGPIVIGVSMTLLGFTISLPVGIGAGVFYLCQHLFEAYWLYPRVMRRTVDISTGAVVVAILVGGSLLGVTGAILAVPVAAACILIVREVIMPMQERS; the protein is encoded by the coding sequence GTGACCACGAGCGGGCCCGTCCCGGCCGAGAGTTTTCCCGGTGCCGTCACCACCCCGGCCCCGAACCCGCCGAGCGCGTCCGCTCCGCTTCCCCCGACCCCGAACGTCCCGGCCGCCGTCCGCGACGCCCCGGCTGCCGCACCCACCCCCGGCGCTGCCGTCCCCCCGGCCGCCGACACCGCCGGTTTCCAGGACGAGCTGACCACCGCGTTGAACGAGGCGCTGGACCGGATCGAGCAGTCCGAGCAGTCCGGGGCCCCGGGCGGGCCCGACGGCGCCGACGCCGACACGCGGGGGCGCCGCCGGGCCGGCCTGCGCGCGGCCGTGTCCACGGTGACCACCCGGGTGATGGCCGAGCGCACCCTGCGCGCGGAGGCGGCGGCCGCGGCCGCCGCCGATCCCTCGGTGCCCGACGCGCCACGGAACCGCGAGCGGACGACGTTCTCGCCGTTCCGGTGGGGCTTCCTGGGCGGGCTGGGCGTGCTGCTGGCCTTCGTGACCTACCAGTCGCTGGACACCATCCGCGGCACCCTGATCGTCATCGCCGTCGCCTCGTTGCTGGCCATCGGTCTCGATCCGCCCGTCGGCTGGCTCGTGCGCCGGGGCTGGAAGCGCGGCCTCGCCGTCATGCTGATCTTCCTGATCCTGCTGGGCGTCCTGGCCGGCGCCGCGTATGCGATCGTGCCGCCGGTGGTCAACGAGGTCGCCTCGTTCGTCACCTCGGTGCCCACCCTGATCACCGATCTGCAGAACCAGCAGTGGATCCAGGAGCTGGACGCGAAGTACGGCCTGCTGCAGCAGATCCAGAGCTCCAGCTTCGTGCAGAGCCTGGTCAGCGGGGCGTCCACCAGCCTGCTCACCGCCGGTGTGACCGTCGCCGGCATCCTGGTCGACCTGCTGATCGTGCTCATCCTGACCCTGTACTTCCTGGCCGGGTTCCCGAAGATCAAGGCCGCGGCCTGGCGGCTGGCGCCCGCGTCCCGGCGTCCCCGGGTCTCCTACCTGGGCGACAAGGTCCTCAAGCAGATGGGTGGCTACCTGGGCGGGGCGACCATCATCGCCATCCAGGCGGGCATCGTGGCGGGGGTCTTCGCCGCCGTCGTCGGCCTGCCCTACCCGTGGGCGATCGCCCTCGGCGCGGCCGTCCTGGACTTCGTGCCGGTGGTCGGGCCGATCGTCATCGGCGTCTCGATGACCCTGCTGGGCTTCACCATCTCGCTGCCGGTGGGCATCGGGGCGGGCGTGTTCTACCTGTGCCAGCACCTGTTCGAGGCGTACTGGCTGTACCCGAGGGTGATGCGTCGGACGGTGGACATCTCCACCGGAGCCGTGGTGGTGGCCATCCTGGTCGGCGGCTCGCTGCTCGGCGTCACCGGCGCCATCCTGGCCGTGCCGGTCGCCGCCGCGTGCATCCTCATCGTCCGCGAGGTCATCATGCCGATGCAGGAGCGTTCGTGA
- a CDS encoding DUF6474 family protein yields the protein MALFKRRTKSAKSASRSATPTVTTTGKVKKKDLKKVQKAVSTRPANLVNTLLDPKTARRGLTIVKLVGPTVTPLAMSASVGIRGLLDDRRARQLGIDPTRIGTYRGPTGTVAARIDGLTASVENLLSRRSGEPPVVRFCDAAHRRLDDLSTAIDAAASMPTGRRKATINAVTGDLNQIDADLMTFLVARPAP from the coding sequence GTGGCACTGTTCAAGCGGCGCACGAAGTCCGCGAAGTCCGCATCCCGCTCGGCCACGCCGACCGTCACCACCACCGGCAAGGTCAAGAAGAAGGACCTGAAGAAGGTGCAGAAGGCGGTGTCCACCCGACCCGCCAACCTGGTCAACACCCTGCTCGATCCCAAGACGGCCCGCCGCGGCCTCACGATCGTCAAGCTCGTCGGCCCCACCGTCACCCCGCTCGCGATGAGCGCGTCCGTGGGCATCCGCGGCCTGCTGGACGACCGGCGGGCCCGGCAGCTCGGCATCGACCCCACCCGCATCGGCACCTACCGCGGGCCGACGGGCACCGTGGCCGCCCGCATCGACGGACTCACCGCCTCGGTGGAGAACCTGCTCAGCCGGCGCAGCGGCGAACCGCCCGTGGTCCGCTTCTGCGACGCCGCCCACCGCCGGCTGGATGACCTGTCCACGGCGATCGACGCGGCCGCGTCCATGCCCACCGGCCGCCGCAAGGCCACGATCAACGCCGTCACCGGTGACCTGAACCAGATCGACGCCGATCTGATGACGTTCCTGGTGGCGCGGCCCGCCCCCTGA
- a CDS encoding ABC transporter substrate-binding protein — protein MHVRRLLPALVGAGLLTVAACGGTSGTTTVSSPATSGAAVSTTASTPTSGASASTSSSAAGSATETGTMSGGSSAATGAAVALPADCTPDQLATRVPGTFTFATDEPAYEPWVVNNDPASGDGFESAVAYAAAEKLGYTRDQVAWTRVAFNQALAGTGESFDADVNQFTITPERAQVVDFSSGYYDLTQTVITVAGSPISGATTIDALKGARLGGQIGTTSLTAINEQIVPTEAPAVFDTNELAAQALQNGQIDGLVVDPPTAFYLTAAQLTDGQIVGQLPPAAQPEQLGMLLAKDSPLTTCVSAAVDALRSEGTLDALADEWLPTRTVTELS, from the coding sequence ATGCACGTGCGTCGACTGCTCCCTGCCCTGGTGGGTGCCGGTCTGCTGACCGTCGCCGCCTGCGGCGGCACGTCCGGCACCACCACCGTCTCCTCCCCGGCGACCTCCGGCGCGGCCGTGTCCACCACCGCGAGCACCCCGACCTCGGGGGCGTCCGCGAGCACCTCCTCCTCGGCGGCGGGCTCGGCCACCGAGACCGGGACGATGTCCGGCGGTTCGTCGGCGGCCACGGGCGCGGCGGTCGCCCTGCCTGCCGACTGCACCCCCGACCAGCTCGCCACCCGGGTGCCGGGCACGTTCACCTTCGCCACCGACGAACCGGCGTACGAGCCGTGGGTGGTGAACAACGACCCGGCGAGCGGTGACGGCTTCGAGTCCGCGGTCGCGTACGCGGCGGCGGAGAAGCTCGGCTACACCCGGGACCAGGTGGCGTGGACGCGGGTGGCGTTCAACCAGGCCCTGGCCGGCACCGGCGAGTCGTTCGACGCCGACGTCAACCAGTTCACCATCACCCCCGAGCGGGCCCAGGTGGTCGACTTCTCCAGCGGCTACTACGACCTGACCCAGACGGTGATCACCGTGGCCGGCTCGCCGATCAGCGGCGCCACCACCATCGACGCCCTCAAGGGCGCCCGGCTGGGCGGTCAGATCGGCACCACCAGTCTGACCGCGATCAACGAGCAGATCGTCCCCACCGAGGCGCCGGCCGTGTTCGACACCAACGAGCTCGCCGCCCAGGCCCTGCAGAACGGTCAGATCGACGGGCTCGTCGTCGACCCGCCGACGGCGTTCTACCTGACCGCGGCGCAGCTCACCGACGGCCAGATCGTCGGCCAGCTGCCCCCGGCCGCCCAGCCCGAGCAGCTCGGCATGCTGCTGGCCAAGGACTCCCCGCTGACCACCTGCGTCAGCGCCGCCGTGGACGCGCTCCGGTCCGAGGGCACGCTGGACGCGCTGGCCGACGAGTGGCTGCCCACCCGCACCGTCACCGAGCTGAGCTGA
- a CDS encoding amino acid ABC transporter permease has product MSAPTGRAAWAPSAVQQERLAYRRRRTRRSVTIAAVSTVAVLLVVGVGLVNTPGWPRFTRTFFDFSYGWEVLPKIAEGLWLNVRLMVVCEIAILIVALSVALLRTLRGPVFFPLRAAATVYTDLFRGLPLILVLLLLGFGMPSLRISWLPSSALFWGCAALVLTYGAYVSEVFRAGIESVHPSQRAAARSLGLSHAKTMRFVVVPQAVRRVMPPLLNDLVALQKDTGLISVLGVIYDAVLQARIATATTYNYTPYVVAGLLFVLLTIPLTRLTDWVARRQGWSGTAGGTV; this is encoded by the coding sequence ATGTCGGCGCCGACCGGGCGGGCGGCCTGGGCACCGTCCGCCGTGCAGCAGGAACGGCTGGCCTACCGGCGCCGCCGGACCCGCCGGTCGGTCACCATCGCCGCCGTGTCGACGGTCGCGGTGCTGCTCGTCGTGGGCGTCGGGCTGGTCAACACCCCCGGCTGGCCCCGGTTCACCCGGACGTTCTTCGACTTCTCCTACGGCTGGGAGGTGCTGCCGAAGATCGCCGAGGGGTTGTGGCTCAACGTCCGGCTGATGGTGGTCTGCGAGATCGCCATCCTGATCGTGGCGTTGTCGGTGGCCCTGCTCCGCACCCTGCGCGGCCCGGTGTTCTTCCCGCTGCGCGCCGCCGCCACCGTCTACACCGACCTCTTCCGCGGCCTGCCGCTGATCCTGGTGCTGCTGCTGCTGGGCTTCGGCATGCCGTCGCTGCGGATCTCCTGGCTGCCGTCTTCGGCGTTGTTCTGGGGGTGCGCGGCGCTGGTGCTGACCTACGGCGCATACGTCAGCGAGGTGTTCCGCGCCGGCATCGAGTCGGTGCACCCCAGCCAGCGCGCCGCGGCCCGCTCGCTGGGCCTGTCCCACGCGAAGACCATGCGGTTCGTGGTCGTGCCGCAGGCGGTGCGCCGGGTCATGCCGCCGCTGCTCAACGATCTGGTCGCCCTGCAGAAGGACACCGGGCTGATCTCCGTGCTCGGCGTCATCTACGACGCGGTGCTGCAGGCCCGGATCGCCACCGCGACGACGTACAACTACACGCCGTACGTGGTGGCCGGTCTGCTGTTCGTCCTGCTGACCATCCCGCTGACCCGGCTCACCGACTGGGTGGCGCGGCGGCAGGGCTGGTCGGGCACCGCCGGGGGAACGGTGTGA
- a CDS encoding oxidoreductase has protein sequence MSDRRLPSQAGRRALITGANTGLGLASASALAAAGAQVVLAVRDLGKGRAAVERIGSQVPGARVELVRLDLADLASVAEAATHLREHEPLDVLMNNAGVMMVPQPETTADGFERQMGTNHLGHFALTAQLWPVLAPAARVIQLSSIAHYGAGRLHQMLGTAPGYTPMGAYGQSKLATALFGVELARRVQEAGSSVVSAVAHPGWSATELFSRDDGAGWSVKLARKATALAGSSPQEGARAQLFAATDPSVRNGDFIGPALLARGAPKRAKLSAGARNEGDAAWLWDESARLTQLDPDFVRA, from the coding sequence GTGAGCGATCGTCGGTTGCCGTCCCAGGCCGGACGGCGCGCGCTGATCACCGGGGCCAACACCGGCCTGGGGTTGGCCAGCGCGTCGGCCCTGGCCGCGGCCGGTGCCCAGGTGGTGCTGGCCGTCCGCGATCTGGGCAAGGGTCGCGCCGCGGTCGAGCGGATCGGCTCGCAGGTGCCCGGCGCCCGGGTCGAGCTGGTCCGGCTCGACCTGGCCGATCTGGCCAGCGTGGCGGAGGCGGCGACGCACCTGCGCGAGCACGAGCCGCTGGACGTCCTGATGAACAACGCGGGCGTGATGATGGTGCCGCAGCCGGAGACCACGGCCGACGGGTTCGAACGTCAGATGGGCACCAATCACCTGGGCCACTTCGCCCTCACCGCGCAGCTGTGGCCGGTGCTCGCGCCGGCGGCGCGGGTGATCCAGCTCAGCTCGATCGCCCACTACGGCGCGGGCCGACTGCACCAGATGCTCGGCACCGCCCCCGGGTACACCCCGATGGGTGCCTACGGGCAGTCCAAGTTGGCCACCGCCCTGTTCGGGGTCGAGCTGGCCCGCCGCGTGCAGGAAGCCGGCTCGTCGGTGGTCTCGGCGGTCGCCCACCCCGGATGGTCGGCGACGGAACTGTTCAGCCGGGACGACGGCGCCGGGTGGAGCGTCAAGCTGGCCCGGAAGGCGACCGCGCTGGCCGGCTCCTCCCCGCAGGAGGGGGCCCGCGCGCAGCTCTTCGCGGCCACCGACCCGAGCGTGCGCAACGGCGACTTCATCGGCCCGGCCCTGCTCGCCCGGGGTGCCCCGAAGCGGGCCAAGCTGTCCGCCGGCGCCCGCAACGAGGGTGACGCGGCCTGGCTGTGGGACGAATCGGCTCGGTTGACGCAGCTCGACCCGGACTTCGTCCGCGCCTGA
- a CDS encoding methylated-DNA--[protein]-cysteine S-methyltransferase — translation MTSADTRTDLHTALDRGLADDLAGLRAALAADAERSGLLDVGYDIVDTPIGALLVAATGQGVVRVAFAREDHDQVLAELAATIGPRILRAPAAVAVAAGQLDEYLRGRRHGFDLPLDLRVSGFRQQVLTALRGIGYGATRSYAEIAAVTGSPRAVRAVGTACARNPLPLLIPCHRVVRADGSPGSYLGGAEVKRALLALEAA, via the coding sequence ATGACCAGCGCCGACACCCGCACCGATCTGCACACCGCGCTCGACCGCGGCCTGGCCGACGATCTGGCCGGGCTCCGGGCCGCCCTCGCTGCGGACGCCGAACGGTCGGGTCTGCTGGACGTCGGCTACGACATCGTGGACACCCCGATCGGCGCGCTGCTGGTGGCGGCGACCGGGCAGGGCGTCGTCCGGGTGGCGTTCGCGCGGGAGGACCACGACCAGGTGCTGGCCGAGCTGGCTGCCACGATCGGGCCACGCATCCTACGAGCGCCGGCCGCGGTGGCCGTCGCGGCCGGGCAGCTCGACGAGTACCTGCGCGGCCGACGTCATGGCTTCGATCTCCCGTTGGACCTGCGGGTGTCCGGCTTCCGGCAGCAGGTGCTGACCGCGTTGCGCGGCATCGGATACGGCGCCACGCGCAGCTACGCCGAGATCGCGGCGGTCACCGGGAGCCCCCGGGCCGTCCGGGCCGTGGGCACCGCCTGTGCGCGGAACCCGTTGCCCCTGCTCATCCCGTGCCACCGGGTGGTCCGGGCCGACGGATCACCGGGCAGCTATCTGGGTGGGGCGGAGGTCAAGCGCGCGCTGCTGGCCCTGGAGGCGGCCTGA
- a CDS encoding YcnI family copper-binding membrane protein, with the protein MSAPTLPAAPTPRPARRLLHRLGGLAALTAVGLFAGAGVAAAHVSVAASSTEAGSYSLLTFRVPNESATAGTVAVKVEIPADHPLASVSYEAVPGWTTTVQKDTLPSPVVQGDLTLTEAVSSVTWTADAGTSIEPGQFARFALSVGPLPDIDALTFPADQTYSDGSVVRWADPENADGSEAEHPAPSFTITPAATGADADHHGGATGSAPATGTTEVPAVTDTATTAAATADDTDSPARTLGIVGIVVAAVALLTAAIGLRRPHLKKDPS; encoded by the coding sequence GTGTCTGCACCGACCCTGCCCGCCGCACCGACCCCTCGCCCCGCCCGCCGGCTGCTGCACCGCCTCGGTGGTCTGGCCGCCCTCACCGCCGTCGGCCTGTTCGCCGGCGCCGGGGTCGCCGCCGCCCACGTCTCCGTCGCCGCGTCCTCCACCGAGGCCGGCAGCTATTCGCTGCTCACCTTCCGGGTGCCCAACGAATCGGCCACCGCCGGGACCGTCGCGGTCAAGGTGGAGATCCCCGCCGACCACCCGCTGGCCTCGGTCTCCTACGAGGCCGTGCCCGGCTGGACGACCACCGTCCAGAAGGACACCCTGCCCAGCCCGGTCGTCCAGGGCGACCTGACGCTGACCGAGGCCGTCTCCTCGGTCACCTGGACCGCCGATGCCGGCACCAGCATCGAGCCCGGCCAGTTCGCGCGGTTCGCCCTGTCCGTCGGCCCGCTGCCCGACATCGACGCCCTGACGTTCCCCGCCGACCAGACGTACAGCGACGGCAGCGTCGTCCGCTGGGCCGACCCGGAGAACGCCGACGGCAGCGAGGCCGAGCACCCGGCGCCCTCGTTCACCATCACCCCCGCCGCCACCGGCGCGGACGCAGACCACCATGGCGGCGCCACCGGCAGTGCCCCAGCGACCGGCACCACCGAGGTCCCCGCCGTCACCGACACGGCCACCACGGCCGCCGCCACCGCCGACGACACCGATTCACCGGCCCGCACGCTCGGTATCGTCGGCATCGTCGTCGCGGCCGTCGCGCTGCTCACCGCGGCCATCGGTCTGCGGCGCCCCCACCTGAAGAAGGACCCCTCGTGA
- a CDS encoding AGE family epimerase/isomerase has protein sequence MVSPASPARPSGEDDRLLDFGVAARLPSGGFGWLDERGGVDDGHPVQTWITARMTYVYSLAHLRGRPDAAALADHGVAALTGLLADGRFGGWYAADPGPDTTDTTGDGARDKRAYETAFVLLAASAATAAGRPGAAELLDQAIAVIEGHFWREDDGLAVEVWDRPWQELEAYRGANANMHLVEACLAAADVTGNDVWRHRALRIAESLIHGHARAHQWRLPEHYDPQWNVLLDYNRDEPAHPFRPYGATVGHWLEWARLLGHLHLGLQDPPAWLLADARSLFDASIADGWAVDGADGFVYTVDFAGVPVVGTRMHWVLAEGIGVAAVLGQITGDELYATWLDTFWRYAQDHLLDRELGSWHHELDEQNRPSSRTWQGKPDIYHAYQAVLLSEGPAATSLIAAATGR, from the coding sequence ATGGTCAGCCCCGCATCCCCCGCCCGTCCGAGCGGCGAGGACGACCGTCTGCTCGACTTCGGCGTCGCCGCCCGGTTGCCCTCCGGAGGGTTCGGCTGGCTGGACGAGCGTGGCGGCGTCGACGACGGCCACCCGGTGCAGACCTGGATCACCGCCCGGATGACGTACGTGTACTCCCTCGCCCATCTCCGGGGCCGACCGGATGCCGCCGCGCTGGCCGACCACGGGGTCGCCGCGCTCACCGGTCTGCTGGCCGACGGGCGCTTCGGCGGCTGGTACGCGGCCGACCCCGGCCCCGACACCACCGACACCACCGGTGACGGGGCGCGGGACAAGCGCGCGTACGAGACGGCGTTCGTGCTGCTCGCGGCCTCGGCGGCGACCGCGGCCGGGCGACCGGGCGCGGCGGAGCTGCTCGACCAGGCGATCGCCGTCATCGAGGGGCACTTCTGGCGGGAGGACGACGGCCTGGCCGTCGAGGTGTGGGACCGCCCGTGGCAGGAGCTCGAGGCCTACCGCGGCGCGAACGCCAACATGCACCTGGTCGAGGCGTGCCTGGCCGCGGCCGACGTCACCGGGAACGACGTGTGGCGGCACCGGGCGCTGCGCATCGCGGAGAGCCTCATCCACGGGCATGCCCGCGCCCATCAGTGGCGGCTGCCCGAGCACTACGACCCGCAGTGGAACGTGCTGCTGGACTACAACCGGGACGAGCCGGCACACCCGTTCCGTCCCTACGGCGCGACGGTCGGCCACTGGCTGGAGTGGGCCCGCCTGCTGGGACACCTGCACCTGGGCCTTCAGGACCCGCCGGCCTGGCTGCTCGCCGACGCCCGCTCGTTGTTCGACGCGTCGATCGCCGACGGCTGGGCGGTGGACGGGGCCGACGGGTTCGTCTACACCGTCGACTTCGCCGGCGTCCCGGTCGTCGGTACCCGCATGCACTGGGTGCTGGCCGAGGGCATCGGCGTCGCCGCCGTGCTCGGGCAGATCACCGGGGACGAGCTGTACGCGACCTGGCTGGACACGTTCTGGCGGTACGCCCAGGACCATCTGCTCGACCGGGAGCTCGGGAGCTGGCACCACGAGCTGGACGAGCAGAACCGACCCAGCTCCCGGACCTGGCAGGGCAAGCCGGACATCTACCACGCCTACCAGGCGGTCCTGCTCTCCGAGGGACCGGCGGCGACCAGCTTGATCGCGGCCGCCACCGGCCGGTGA
- a CDS encoding GNAT family N-acetyltransferase, with the protein MTEQAPQSDITRGEPLGSGPTRTRSFEHLADSGRFRMLVDGNEVAVIDYRRLPGKWNVVHTFTDPAVRGFGVASDLVQFAMDAAREQQVKIVPTCPYVQWWLTERHPEYGDLIAAA; encoded by the coding sequence ATGACCGAACAAGCTCCGCAGAGTGACATCACCCGGGGTGAGCCGCTGGGCTCGGGTCCGACGCGCACCCGTTCCTTCGAGCACCTGGCCGACTCCGGACGGTTCCGCATGCTGGTCGACGGCAACGAGGTCGCCGTCATCGACTACCGCCGCCTGCCCGGGAAGTGGAACGTGGTGCACACCTTCACCGATCCCGCCGTGCGCGGATTCGGGGTTGCCTCCGACCTGGTCCAGTTCGCCATGGACGCCGCCCGCGAGCAGCAGGTGAAGATCGTCCCGACCTGTCCGTACGTGCAGTGGTGGCTGACCGAGCGCCACCCCGAGTACGGCGACCTCATCGCGGCGGCGTGA
- a CDS encoding copper resistance CopC family protein has protein sequence MTRPPTARPSAAPRVLARLGAVLAVVVLAALGLAGPAAAHNVLTSSNPTDGSVLDAAPQTVTLTFDQPVQNFEPVVVVTGPDGTEYQTGTPTVLGTSVEMSVGTLPVAGAYAVAYRIVSTDGHPVQGQLAFELSAAAVTTGPSVAPTPESNTASSSTPSSSAPSPATSSAATSSSTASSSATSSSSTASSSATSSSSASSAAASTSAAPSTGQTTGSTAVTPAASSGGLSGWIWAALVVAALLVVTAVVLIARRPRRS, from the coding sequence GTGACCCGACCCCCGACCGCACGGCCGTCCGCCGCTCCCCGCGTGCTGGCCCGACTCGGTGCGGTGCTGGCCGTCGTCGTGCTGGCCGCGCTGGGCCTGGCCGGCCCGGCCGCCGCGCACAACGTGCTGACCAGCAGCAACCCCACCGACGGGTCGGTGCTGGACGCCGCCCCGCAGACCGTCACGCTCACCTTCGACCAGCCGGTGCAGAACTTCGAACCGGTCGTGGTGGTGACCGGACCGGACGGGACCGAGTACCAGACGGGTACCCCCACCGTGCTCGGGACGTCCGTGGAGATGTCGGTGGGCACGCTGCCCGTCGCCGGGGCGTACGCGGTCGCCTACCGCATCGTCTCCACCGACGGGCACCCCGTGCAGGGCCAGCTCGCCTTCGAGCTGTCCGCGGCGGCCGTCACCACCGGACCGTCGGTCGCCCCCACGCCGGAGAGCAACACGGCGTCCTCGTCGACCCCGTCCTCGAGTGCGCCGTCACCGGCCACGTCGTCGGCGGCCACGTCGTCGTCGACAGCCTCGTCGTCGGCCACCTCGTCGTCGTCGACAGCCTCGTCGTCGGCCACCTCGTCGTCGTCAGCCTCATCGGCGGCTGCGTCGACCTCGGCCGCCCCGTCGACGGGGCAGACCACCGGTTCCACGGCGGTCACCCCCGCGGCGAGCAGCGGTGGGTTGTCCGGGTGGATCTGGGCGGCCCTGGTCGTGGCGGCGCTGCTGGTCGTCACCGCGGTCGTGCTCATCGCCCGCCGACCCCGGCGGTCCTGA
- a CDS encoding RNA polymerase sigma factor, translated as MSLPPFQTVVDVHGATVLRVCRALLGPVDAQDAWSETFLSALTAYPALPADANVQAWLVTIAHRKAVDALRARSRAPVPLAHLPDRPPPPVPTPDDDLWAAVAALPDRQRQAVAYHHVLGLPFREVAELTGGTVAAARRASADGIAALRRSRIRSSSTLQETP; from the coding sequence ATGAGCCTGCCGCCGTTCCAGACCGTCGTGGACGTCCATGGGGCGACCGTGCTGCGCGTCTGCCGGGCGCTGCTCGGCCCGGTGGACGCCCAGGACGCGTGGTCGGAGACGTTCCTGTCCGCGCTCACCGCCTATCCGGCCCTGCCGGCCGACGCCAACGTGCAGGCCTGGCTGGTGACCATCGCGCATCGCAAGGCCGTGGACGCGCTGCGGGCCCGGTCCCGGGCGCCCGTCCCGCTCGCCCACCTGCCCGATCGCCCACCGCCGCCCGTGCCGACCCCGGACGACGACCTGTGGGCCGCGGTGGCCGCCCTGCCCGACCGGCAGCGGCAGGCGGTGGCCTACCACCACGTCCTCGGGTTGCCGTTCCGCGAGGTCGCCGAGCTGACCGGCGGCACCGTCGCCGCGGCCCGCCGCGCCTCCGCCGACGGCATCGCCGCGCTGCGGCGCTCCCGCATCCGCTCCTCGTCCACCCTCCAGGAGACCCCATGA